In Pseudobacter ginsenosidimutans, the following are encoded in one genomic region:
- a CDS encoding RagB/SusD family nutrient uptake outer membrane protein, which yields MRKQTFIHTICILISASVLVSSCKKLLETEPPISSISTEEMFSNNQQAELAIAGIYSKMINGIDMVSTSGITNTCFAAGLTTITAGLSSDELMITGNNIADDLALSQNKILPSNTRRTDAIWNSAFRTAYDATAVIDGIAASTSEELVESVRNQLTGEALAIRAFSYFYLVNSFGDVPLVLSSDSKKNVALPRAPVSKIYEQIIADLVKARSLLSSDFAFAKNEKVRVSKWFAEALLARVYLYTGQYQSAISSATEVINQKALFDLEPDLGKVFLKQSKEAIFQLKQTSENAYQKLGTPEGLAFLYNANTAGTPPYIVLSDQLLGSFEANDQRRTSWVASYPPYLAPAKYKNGEGLEYYIVMRLAELYLIRAEATVLGSPANVNAAIADINQLRKRANVTELELDLPAATVIDAIAHERKIELFAEWGHRWFDLKRTGKAHDTLSAIPNKQPWWGDFQLLYPIPEKEINVNGQLIQNPEYNTL from the coding sequence ATGCGTAAACAAACCTTCATACATACAATTTGCATCCTGATCTCAGCATCGGTGCTGGTTAGCAGCTGCAAAAAACTACTGGAAACAGAACCTCCGATCTCGAGCATTTCCACGGAAGAAATGTTTTCCAATAACCAGCAGGCCGAACTGGCTATAGCCGGTATCTACTCAAAGATGATCAATGGCATTGACATGGTATCCACATCGGGGATAACCAATACTTGCTTTGCAGCAGGACTCACTACCATTACAGCCGGTTTGTCGTCTGATGAGTTGATGATCACTGGAAACAATATTGCCGATGATCTGGCGCTTTCACAGAATAAGATCCTGCCGTCAAACACCAGGCGGACAGATGCTATCTGGAATTCTGCATTCAGGACTGCATATGATGCCACTGCCGTTATAGATGGTATCGCTGCATCAACTTCAGAAGAACTGGTAGAGAGCGTAAGGAATCAACTGACGGGAGAAGCGCTGGCCATCCGCGCCTTCAGTTATTTCTACCTGGTGAATTCTTTTGGCGATGTTCCGCTGGTGCTCAGTTCCGATTCAAAGAAAAACGTTGCATTGCCAAGAGCGCCTGTTTCAAAAATATATGAGCAGATCATTGCAGACCTCGTAAAGGCCCGCTCATTATTGAGCAGTGATTTTGCTTTCGCGAAAAATGAAAAAGTGAGGGTCAGCAAATGGTTTGCCGAAGCATTGCTGGCACGTGTATACCTGTACACTGGTCAATACCAGTCGGCCATCAGCAGCGCAACGGAAGTGATCAATCAGAAAGCCCTTTTTGACCTCGAACCGGACCTTGGAAAAGTGTTCCTGAAACAAAGCAAGGAAGCCATCTTCCAACTGAAGCAAACTAGCGAAAATGCATACCAGAAACTGGGGACGCCGGAAGGTCTTGCTTTTTTGTATAATGCCAATACCGCAGGAACGCCGCCTTATATAGTATTGAGCGATCAACTGCTCGGCAGTTTTGAAGCTAATGATCAACGCCGTACTTCCTGGGTTGCTTCCTATCCTCCCTACCTGGCGCCTGCCAAGTATAAGAATGGAGAAGGTTTGGAATATTATATCGTGATGCGATTGGCTGAGCTGTACCTGATCCGCGCAGAAGCCACCGTACTGGGCTCACCGGCAAATGTAAACGCTGCCATTGCCGATATCAACCAGCTCAGAAAAAGGGCCAATGTAACAGAGCTGGAATTGGATCTGCCTGCTGCAACTGTAATCGATGCCATCGCACATGAACGAAAGATAGAGCTGTTTGCAGAATGGGGCCATCGCTGGTTTGATCTGAAGAGAACAGGCAAAGCACATGATACCCTGTCTGCCATTCCCAACAAGCAACCCTGGTGGGGTGATTTCCAGTTACTCTATCCCATTCCGGAGAAAGAGATCAATGTGAATGGACAGTTGATTCAAAACCCCGAATACAATACGCTCTAA
- a CDS encoding ABC transporter ATP-binding protein, with amino-acid sequence MSTVLKVENLSHRYSSAWAIRDLNFEISQTGVIGLLGSNGAGKSTTMNIICGVLKQTEGDVYINGINKKNDPRLAKRQLGFLPQTPPLYADFTVNEYLTYAADLRFIEKTQVKKAVAEAMDKTGISHFSSRLIKNLSGGYKQRVGIAQAIIHKPSVVILDEPTNGLDPNQIIEARKLIREIGNDHIVLLSSHVLSEINLLCRDIIMIEGGRIVFSDSMDSFNNYLQPSSVIAIMENPPPETELTKIAGVTRVEFLTGKQCRIFFNGNTNITETIIAASMQHQWRLQEIHLERSLLDDVFKQLSRQS; translated from the coding sequence ATGAGTACAGTGTTAAAAGTGGAGAACCTCTCCCATAGGTATTCCTCTGCCTGGGCTATCCGTGACCTTAACTTCGAGATCAGCCAAACAGGCGTGATCGGACTGCTCGGCTCCAATGGAGCCGGCAAGTCCACCACCATGAATATCATTTGTGGCGTACTGAAACAAACGGAAGGAGATGTATACATCAATGGCATCAATAAGAAGAATGATCCGAGGCTGGCCAAAAGACAGCTGGGATTCCTTCCGCAAACTCCGCCGCTCTACGCAGACTTTACCGTGAACGAGTACCTGACCTATGCGGCAGACCTTCGTTTCATTGAAAAAACTCAGGTAAAGAAGGCAGTGGCTGAAGCCATGGACAAAACCGGGATCTCACATTTCAGTTCCCGGCTGATCAAAAACCTGTCTGGTGGCTATAAGCAACGCGTAGGCATTGCACAGGCCATCATTCACAAACCAAGTGTTGTAATATTGGATGAGCCAACCAACGGACTTGATCCCAACCAGATCATCGAAGCCAGAAAACTGATCCGGGAGATCGGCAATGATCATATCGTATTGCTGAGCTCACATGTTTTGTCTGAGATCAACCTGCTATGCCGTGATATCATCATGATTGAAGGAGGCCGCATCGTTTTCTCAGATTCAATGGATTCATTCAATAACTACCTGCAGCCATCCAGCGTGATCGCCATTATGGAAAACCCACCACCGGAAACCGAGCTGACAAAAATTGCAGGAGTGACCCGCGTGGAATTCCTTACCGGTAAACAGTGCCGGATCTTCTTCAATGGCAACACCAATATCACAGAAACCATTATTGCCGCCAGCATGCAGCACCAATGGAGACTGCAGGAGATCCACCTGGAAAGATCCCTGCTGGATGATGTGTTCAAACAATTATCCAGACAATCCTAA
- a CDS encoding Gldg family protein: MKIYLKIARAELRYLFYSPVAWFVLLVFYTFAAYLFFFPQESKTIVQEEILDTTLDWMGVAPGLYGDMIGPIVKQLTDNLYLFIPLLTMGVINRETTSGSIKLLYSSPIRTREIVLGKYLGMVCFNAFLLLGFGVVLATASFTISDPETGWMISALFGMFLIANAYTAIGIFISSLTNYQIVAAALTFVVFFAMNQLSGLWQQYDLVRDLTYSFSLKTKAIMLLRGMLTSRDIIYFLLIAALFLFFTLIRLKSMQESKTRKLVFSRYALAFLAVVMLSYLSSRPGYILYHDLTKNKNNTLHPVLQDVVKKLDGSPLTVTLYANLFHPRAYAALPQNRVNYFLDLWEEYIRFYPNLKFKFEYYYDINEGDSSLYKKYPGKSMDEIAAIRCEILDIRKSLFKKPSEMKNMAELRDEELRMLMELDYKGRKTILRAFDDGKTWPKEENIAGSLMRLVRDNDVKTTFLTGHIERSPYRFTPKDFGGMVTNKDFRNSLINKGVDADTISIADKEIPDNLDLLVVADPRTPYNEAELNRLSKYIDAGGNAIVLTEPGRQQFLDPILKKLGVQVDHGTIVRIDKDEKPTIFSNRFTDEANLMADELYWQYYNWYRKWYLGGWAMNDGAASLNVEPVNGFKPTPILIMPGDQNTWIENGLFVVDSAAPVFSEQEGDIRKPAYNIVVSLTRTINNKEQRIIVAGDADFMNTKRVPQGKIWQALYSWGLNNQYPVYANKRMPPDRFFSISNKTAGILLGIYVYLIPAALLLIAAIILVRRKRK; the protein is encoded by the coding sequence ATGAAAATATATTTGAAAATAGCCCGGGCAGAATTACGATACCTGTTCTACTCGCCGGTAGCCTGGTTTGTGCTGCTGGTGTTCTATACATTCGCTGCCTACCTTTTCTTTTTTCCGCAGGAAAGCAAAACCATCGTACAGGAAGAGATCCTGGATACAACGCTCGACTGGATGGGAGTTGCTCCGGGGTTATATGGCGACATGATCGGCCCGATTGTGAAGCAATTGACAGATAACCTGTATCTGTTCATTCCTCTACTCACTATGGGTGTGATCAACAGGGAAACCACCAGCGGCTCCATCAAGCTCCTGTATTCATCTCCCATCAGGACAAGAGAGATCGTTTTGGGAAAATACCTGGGGATGGTTTGCTTCAATGCCTTTCTGCTGCTGGGTTTTGGAGTAGTGCTGGCCACTGCCAGTTTCACTATCAGCGATCCGGAAACGGGCTGGATGATCTCTGCACTGTTCGGCATGTTCCTCATTGCGAATGCCTATACAGCAATCGGTATTTTTATCAGCTCCCTCACCAATTACCAGATAGTGGCAGCAGCACTGACCTTTGTCGTTTTCTTTGCCATGAATCAATTGTCAGGACTCTGGCAGCAATACGACCTGGTGCGCGATCTCACTTACTCATTTTCTTTGAAGACCAAAGCAATAATGCTACTGAGAGGAATGCTCACCAGCAGGGATATTATTTATTTCCTGCTCATCGCAGCCCTTTTCCTGTTCTTTACTTTGATCAGGTTGAAAAGCATGCAGGAATCGAAAACAAGAAAACTGGTTTTCTCCAGGTATGCACTGGCCTTCCTTGCAGTGGTAATGCTGAGCTATCTTTCTTCCAGACCTGGTTATATCCTGTACCACGATCTCACAAAAAACAAGAACAACACTTTACATCCTGTTTTGCAGGATGTGGTAAAAAAACTGGATGGATCACCTCTTACTGTAACGCTTTATGCCAACCTGTTCCACCCGCGAGCGTACGCGGCACTGCCACAGAACAGGGTCAATTATTTCCTGGATCTCTGGGAAGAATATATCAGGTTCTATCCAAACCTGAAGTTCAAATTTGAATACTATTATGATATCAACGAGGGAGACAGCAGTTTGTATAAAAAGTACCCGGGAAAAAGCATGGATGAAATTGCTGCAATCAGATGCGAGATCCTGGACATCCGTAAGTCGCTTTTCAAAAAGCCTTCGGAGATGAAGAACATGGCGGAGCTGCGTGATGAAGAGCTCAGGATGCTGATGGAACTGGATTACAAAGGACGCAAAACCATTTTGAGGGCTTTCGATGATGGCAAAACCTGGCCCAAAGAAGAAAATATTGCAGGCTCTTTGATGAGACTGGTCCGCGACAACGATGTGAAAACAACATTTCTCACCGGCCATATCGAACGCAGCCCGTATAGATTCACGCCAAAAGATTTTGGGGGTATGGTCACCAATAAGGATTTCCGGAATTCCCTGATCAATAAAGGTGTGGACGCAGATACAATTTCCATTGCCGATAAAGAAATTCCTGACAACCTGGACCTGTTGGTAGTGGCTGATCCCAGAACTCCCTACAATGAAGCAGAATTGAACCGCCTCTCGAAATATATCGATGCAGGGGGAAATGCAATTGTATTAACAGAGCCGGGCAGGCAACAATTCCTGGATCCAATTTTGAAGAAGCTCGGCGTGCAGGTAGATCATGGAACCATTGTGCGTATCGATAAAGATGAAAAGCCCACAATTTTCTCCAACAGATTTACGGATGAAGCCAACCTGATGGCTGATGAATTATACTGGCAATATTATAATTGGTACCGGAAATGGTACCTCGGAGGATGGGCTATGAACGATGGAGCCGCCAGTCTGAATGTTGAGCCTGTAAATGGTTTCAAGCCAACGCCTATCCTGATCATGCCCGGCGATCAAAACACCTGGATCGAGAATGGCTTGTTTGTAGTGGATTCCGCAGCACCGGTATTTTCTGAGCAGGAAGGTGATATCAGGAAACCAGCTTACAATATTGTGGTAAGTCTGACAAGAACGATCAACAACAAAGAACAACGGATCATCGTTGCCGGTGATGCCGATTTCATGAATACAAAAAGAGTTCCACAAGGCAAGATCTGGCAGGCGCTCTACAGCTGGGGATTGAATAACCAGTATCCCGTATACGCCAACAAGCGAATGCCACCGGACAGGTTTTTCTCCATCAGCAACAAAACAGCCGGGATCTTACTAGGCATCTATGTTTATTTGATTCCGGCAGCATTGTTATTGATAGCTGCCATCATCCTCGTGAGAAGAAAGAGAAAATAA
- a CDS encoding MutS-related protein translates to MFLQTDDQTIEDLRLFAKKEQKGIYDIYNNAATRGGELLLEKMFRNPLSDLEAITERSGIIGSFAKMRTIFPFQPAILDSVEKYLSQDQEQRDGQKSTLGEREMANGIAAIIELLHALHSFLEKGDITKVSGLKRESIAMINLLNDPGLEPAFKEKPGSKLSYAAITAFDILFRVKERTRITTALNFIYQLDVYIAVGAVANKRDFTFPLARPKGSNLLKIEGVYHPELNSPVPNSLHMHAGKSVVFLTGANMAGKSTFLRSYSTAVYIAHMGFPVAAASVEFSVMDGIYTTINLPDNLGIGASHFYAEVLRVKKVATELGAGKSLFILFDELFRGTNVKDAHEGTVAITHAFAGKGTSMFIISSHIVEAGDELKQKRNIAFHYLPTRMKGTVPEYTYTLEEGITDDRHGMIIIRNEGILETLKNGKKN, encoded by the coding sequence ATGTTCCTGCAAACGGATGATCAAACGATCGAAGACCTCAGGCTATTTGCCAAAAAAGAACAAAAAGGAATCTACGATATCTACAATAATGCCGCAACCCGCGGCGGAGAATTGCTGCTGGAAAAAATGTTCAGGAATCCATTGTCTGACCTGGAAGCTATCACCGAAAGAAGCGGCATCATTGGATCATTTGCAAAAATGAGAACAATATTCCCTTTTCAACCGGCAATCCTGGATAGCGTGGAGAAATACCTCAGCCAGGATCAGGAACAGCGGGATGGGCAAAAGTCAACGCTCGGCGAACGCGAGATGGCCAATGGCATTGCCGCGATCATCGAGTTGCTGCATGCCCTGCATTCATTCCTTGAAAAAGGAGATATAACGAAGGTCAGCGGATTGAAAAGGGAAAGTATAGCCATGATCAACCTCTTGAACGATCCCGGTCTTGAACCTGCTTTCAAAGAGAAACCCGGATCGAAACTTTCCTATGCTGCCATCACAGCTTTTGATATTCTCTTCCGGGTAAAAGAAAGGACCCGGATTACAACTGCACTGAATTTCATCTACCAACTGGATGTATACATTGCCGTTGGTGCAGTTGCCAATAAAAGGGATTTCACTTTTCCACTTGCAAGGCCCAAAGGCAGCAACCTGCTGAAGATAGAAGGCGTGTATCATCCCGAGTTGAACTCTCCTGTGCCCAACAGTCTTCATATGCATGCAGGCAAATCAGTTGTGTTTCTTACAGGAGCCAATATGGCGGGCAAGTCCACTTTTCTCAGATCATATAGTACAGCAGTGTATATCGCGCATATGGGATTCCCTGTTGCAGCTGCTTCCGTGGAGTTTTCGGTTATGGATGGGATTTATACAACCATTAACCTGCCGGACAATCTTGGCATCGGGGCCAGTCACTTTTATGCGGAAGTACTGAGGGTAAAGAAAGTAGCCACCGAATTGGGAGCCGGAAAATCTCTTTTCATCCTGTTCGATGAATTGTTCAGAGGCACCAATGTAAAGGACGCGCATGAAGGTACTGTGGCCATCACACATGCTTTTGCGGGCAAGGGGACAAGTATGTTCATCATTTCTTCCCATATAGTGGAAGCAGGGGATGAGCTGAAACAGAAAAGGAATATTGCTTTCCATTATTTGCCCACCAGGATGAAGGGCACTGTTCCCGAATATACCTATACGTTGGAAGAAGGGATCACGGACGACCGGCATGGCATGATCATCATTCGCAATGAAGGCATTTTGGAAACACTGAAAAACGGGAAGAAAAACTAA
- a CDS encoding MutS-related protein, with amino-acid sequence MNFTIDKQSLDELNLLGKFRQGSVYSLFNQVKTRGGEQLLDQLFRTPLTDAEAINRRTAVFRFFQESKFQFPFDAQQVVLMREYVDAESSKNYMQTWAGVLLKKCLSSLTRDERYKALIQGLQATIVTMKKCFGFASSLSAMTGPYQQEASAILQILQSPEISRLIDTDIYTDISVGNIARYDHLLKNKLNKEIRLILDFIAASDVNIAVGNIAAEKGFTYARAMPKERNILRAIDLKHPSIGGAIGNTIEMAAQQNVIFLTGANMAGKSTWMKSIGIGMYLAHIGFPVAAKSMEFSVREGIYSSINVADNIALGYSHFYAEVVRVKNAADATATGKHLLLMFDELFKGTNVKDAFDGTLAVTESFAEYTNCLFIVSTHIIEVGAALKNRNNIQFTFMPTVLEGSVPRYTYRLQEGITEDRQGMMIIRNEGILELIGN; translated from the coding sequence ATGAATTTTACCATCGATAAGCAATCACTGGATGAATTGAACCTCCTGGGTAAGTTCAGACAAGGATCTGTGTATTCTCTTTTTAACCAGGTGAAGACGCGTGGCGGTGAACAATTGCTGGATCAGCTGTTCCGTACACCCTTGACAGATGCTGAAGCCATCAATCGCCGGACTGCCGTTTTTCGTTTTTTCCAGGAATCGAAATTCCAATTTCCATTCGATGCGCAACAGGTAGTGCTGATGCGGGAATATGTGGATGCAGAAAGCAGTAAGAATTACATGCAGACCTGGGCAGGGGTGCTGCTGAAAAAATGCTTGTCGTCCCTCACGCGCGATGAGCGATACAAGGCGCTTATCCAGGGGCTGCAGGCAACCATCGTTACGATGAAGAAATGTTTCGGCTTCGCCAGTTCTTTATCAGCAATGACCGGCCCTTACCAGCAGGAGGCATCAGCCATCTTGCAGATCCTGCAATCTCCGGAGATCAGCAGGCTGATCGATACGGATATCTATACAGACATTTCCGTTGGAAATATTGCCAGGTATGATCATCTGCTGAAAAATAAACTCAACAAAGAGATCAGGCTGATCCTGGACTTTATTGCCGCATCGGATGTAAATATCGCTGTAGGAAATATTGCCGCGGAAAAAGGATTTACTTATGCCAGAGCCATGCCAAAAGAAAGGAATATTTTAAGAGCTATCGATCTGAAACATCCCTCCATTGGTGGCGCTATTGGCAATACCATTGAAATGGCGGCGCAACAGAATGTGATCTTTCTCACCGGCGCTAATATGGCAGGTAAATCAACCTGGATGAAGAGCATCGGTATCGGGATGTACCTGGCGCATATCGGATTTCCTGTGGCGGCAAAGTCCATGGAATTCTCGGTAAGGGAGGGCATTTATTCCAGCATCAATGTTGCGGATAATATTGCGCTTGGCTATAGCCATTTCTACGCAGAAGTGGTAAGGGTTAAGAATGCTGCTGATGCAACTGCTACCGGAAAACACCTGCTGCTGATGTTCGATGAACTGTTCAAAGGCACCAATGTAAAAGATGCATTCGATGGCACGCTGGCGGTAACGGAATCATTTGCAGAATATACCAACTGTCTCTTCATTGTGAGCACACATATCATAGAAGTGGGCGCTGCATTGAAAAACAGGAATAATATACAATTCACTTTCATGCCTACAGTACTGGAAGGAAGCGTGCCCAGGTATACGTATCGTTTACAGGAAGGCATAACCGAAGACCGGCAGGGAATGATGATCATCAGGAATGAAGGCATTCTTGAACTGATCGGCAATTAA
- a CDS encoding Gldg family protein, whose protein sequence is MKIIFKIARAELRTLFYSPIAWVILVTFFVVTGVFFVTPLMNMARAQEVQLANSPSWTGFQGPLTLSMFSVTLENAMSYLYLFIPLLTMGTISREVNSGSMNLLSSSPIRIREIIAGKYLGLMLFGLVLMSSIALLLLTGYFSIVNAELKWYMSIMLGFWLLSSTYLAIGLFISCLTNYQIMAGIATFVVFFLLSIMGTVWQQYDFVRDITWFLSIDGRVKSMTMGLITTKDVFYFLLIIALFLGLSMIKLKTRQESAKWTVPFSRSIAWVVLILTIGYFSSRPGYIGYLDVTRDQRNTIDSATRAVLKELDGSPLTVTLFTNLFGGNFPIGLPEARNNYVWGVWDKYVRFYPNIKLQYEYYYDTEKGDSTAYLGYKNKTLHQIAKSKVRMYKIDINDFKKPEEIRKIIDFGDEPLRMLMLLEYKGKKEFLRTYSASDPWPTQPNVSGTIRRLTREKVPNITFITGHYERSPWRNGEREFGSHTNSKLEKPALINLGVNTDTVSLLHSEIPDSTDLLVVADPRSALLQGEQQKILEYLNKGGNAIFYAEPGKQQMLNPILNQLAVNIDSGILVSPRKHREGEIFNGIMTRAGNYMAAEGMMQLYQRFGKIGASASFSGSSTVSFLEKNGFTIEPIVSVAGNKNTWIEKGIFVSDSAAPIFAASEGDLKKEEYVLAVKMSRKINDREQRIVVSGDADFMSLDQKNGMSIGTGLYSWLMNNEYPVYTKVRLPTDKMLTIGRTAGKMIWYVYVYIIPGLLLALGAIIIIRRMRK, encoded by the coding sequence ATGAAAATCATATTTAAAATCGCCAGGGCAGAGCTCAGAACATTGTTTTATTCTCCCATTGCCTGGGTGATCCTGGTTACTTTCTTTGTTGTTACCGGCGTATTTTTTGTAACACCGCTTATGAACATGGCCAGGGCGCAGGAAGTGCAATTGGCCAACAGTCCATCCTGGACAGGGTTCCAGGGGCCATTGACATTATCTATGTTCAGTGTTACGCTTGAGAACGCCATGTCTTATCTCTACCTGTTCATTCCATTGCTGACCATGGGAACCATCAGCAGGGAAGTGAATTCCGGGTCGATGAACCTGTTGAGCTCTTCTCCCATCAGGATCAGGGAGATCATTGCAGGCAAATACCTGGGTCTGATGTTATTTGGCCTGGTATTGATGTCGTCCATCGCATTGCTGTTGCTCACAGGTTATTTCAGTATCGTGAATGCAGAATTGAAATGGTATATGTCCATAATGCTGGGGTTCTGGTTGCTTTCCAGCACTTACCTGGCCATCGGTTTATTTATTTCCTGTTTGACCAATTACCAGATCATGGCAGGTATCGCCACTTTTGTGGTATTCTTCCTGCTGAGTATTATGGGGACTGTTTGGCAGCAATATGATTTCGTGCGTGATATTACCTGGTTCCTGAGCATCGATGGAAGAGTAAAGTCGATGACGATGGGTTTGATCACTACCAAAGACGTATTTTATTTCCTGCTCATCATTGCTTTATTCCTGGGGCTCTCCATGATCAAATTGAAAACGAGACAGGAATCTGCAAAATGGACAGTCCCATTTTCCAGGAGCATTGCCTGGGTGGTGCTGATCCTCACGATCGGGTATTTCTCATCCCGTCCGGGTTATATCGGTTACCTGGATGTAACCAGGGACCAGCGCAATACCATCGACTCCGCTACCCGGGCAGTGTTGAAAGAACTGGACGGTTCGCCGCTCACCGTAACATTGTTCACCAATTTATTTGGCGGGAATTTTCCGATCGGACTTCCTGAAGCAAGGAACAATTACGTATGGGGCGTCTGGGATAAATATGTGCGGTTCTATCCCAATATCAAATTGCAATACGAGTATTACTATGACACGGAAAAAGGCGACAGCACAGCGTATCTCGGGTATAAAAATAAAACCCTGCATCAGATCGCAAAGTCGAAAGTGAGGATGTATAAGATTGATATCAACGATTTCAAAAAACCGGAAGAGATCAGGAAAATAATTGATTTTGGCGATGAGCCTTTGAGGATGTTGATGCTACTGGAGTATAAAGGAAAGAAAGAATTCCTGCGCACTTACAGCGCCAGTGATCCCTGGCCCACGCAACCGAATGTTTCCGGAACCATCAGGCGATTGACAAGGGAAAAAGTCCCCAATATTACTTTCATAACGGGGCACTATGAGCGAAGTCCCTGGCGGAATGGTGAAAGAGAGTTTGGTTCTCATACCAACAGTAAGCTGGAAAAACCCGCCCTCATCAATCTGGGCGTCAATACAGATACTGTTTCTCTTTTGCATTCGGAAATCCCTGATTCCACAGACCTGCTGGTGGTGGCTGATCCCAGGTCTGCATTGCTGCAAGGTGAGCAACAGAAGATCCTGGAATACCTGAACAAAGGAGGCAATGCCATTTTCTATGCCGAACCGGGTAAGCAGCAAATGCTGAATCCGATACTGAACCAGCTGGCAGTGAACATCGATTCCGGAATATTGGTATCACCGCGAAAACACAGGGAAGGGGAAATATTCAATGGTATCATGACCAGGGCCGGAAATTACATGGCGGCGGAAGGCATGATGCAGCTCTATCAACGGTTTGGTAAAATTGGAGCATCGGCTAGTTTCAGTGGAAGCAGCACCGTGAGTTTCCTGGAAAAGAATGGATTTACAATTGAGCCGATCGTTTCGGTGGCAGGTAACAAAAATACATGGATCGAAAAAGGGATTTTCGTGTCGGATTCTGCAGCGCCAATATTTGCAGCCAGTGAAGGAGATTTGAAAAAAGAGGAATATGTGCTGGCGGTGAAGATGTCCAGAAAAATAAATGACAGGGAGCAAAGGATCGTGGTGAGCGGAGATGCAGATTTTATGTCGTTGGACCAGAAAAATGGGATGTCGATCGGAACAGGTTTGTACAGCTGGCTGATGAATAATGAATACCCGGTGTATACGAAAGTGAGATTGCCAACGGATAAGATGCTGACAATAGGGAGGACCGCAGGAAAAATGATCTGGTATGTTTATGTGTATATTATTCCGGGATTGTTGCTGGCGCTGGGAGCAATTATTATTATCAGGAGAATGAGAAAGTAA
- a CDS encoding D-glycero-alpha-D-manno-heptose-1,7-bisphosphate 7-phosphatase: MLDLQRIDKSWTLFLDRDGVINHEKKEDYIYNWDEFVFYDGVLEALKTLNGVFGRIVMVTNQRGIGRGLMTDADLHAIHTNMMAAINKAGGRIDKIYYCPAADKSDPSRKPNPGMAFSAKKDYPEIDLHRSLIVGNKLSDMQFGRNAGMHTVYVRNTHPEQGPDPAIDLAFNDLADFAKSLQ; this comes from the coding sequence ATGCTGGACCTGCAACGTATCGACAAGAGCTGGACTTTGTTCCTGGACCGTGATGGAGTGATCAATCACGAGAAGAAAGAAGATTATATCTACAACTGGGACGAATTCGTTTTTTACGATGGCGTGCTGGAAGCACTCAAAACCCTTAACGGTGTTTTCGGCAGGATCGTGATGGTGACCAACCAGCGCGGGATCGGCCGTGGGCTCATGACCGATGCAGACCTCCATGCGATCCATACCAATATGATGGCCGCCATCAATAAAGCCGGCGGCCGCATCGACAAGATCTATTACTGTCCGGCTGCAGATAAATCCGATCCCAGTCGCAAACCCAATCCCGGCATGGCTTTCAGCGCCAAAAAGGATTATCCCGAGATCGATCTGCACCGCTCCCTCATTGTGGGCAATAAGCTCAGCGATATGCAGTTCGGCCGCAATGCCGGTATGCATACCGTTTACGTGCGTAACACGCACCCTGAACAAGGCCCCGATCCTGCCATTGACCTGGCCTTCAACGACCTGGCCGATTTTGCAAAATCTTTGCAATAA